ATGGAgcattatcgccacctactgacagcATGGACCAGAACAAGAACACATTTACTGTTGGAGACATACGGACATCACAATACACCGGCAGTTTCAGTAAATTATAGcctacaactatatttagcagtCCGAAttacatttatgattgttttattatttagggGTCTAGATACATTCTTTAAGGAGAAACAAAAGGACTTTACATCAACAGAAAACAATCTAAAATTAGGTTTGTAATGTATTCTATCTTTGTGATTAtgaaatatacacacacaaaaaagcaattttaaagtttaatcaagattattatcatttttttaacGAATGTCTAGTACAAACAATATTGGCCCTCAAGAAATGATGATTCATTAATAAGTTTGGACTAAAAGCATTGCATAATCCCGGTGTCcttatatatatggaataaacacaaaattaatataaatatacactaaaATACAGTggcttgtggtggacttttgaaatgaggcGGGTTCTTTGCAAATTCATATTTCAGTTCCATTTGATGTTTACAGAGCTTTCAGGTTAATGCATTGGCATTACCAGGATGCAATGTTTGGGTGGCCATTTTGATCTTGGGTGTCCACCAAAGCGTTTTTTTGCCAGCTGAAAATGCCAAGCACTCTTCTGAAAACGCCCAGCTGGGAGGCTTGAGAGCGCTTTTGAGGCACAGCGTTTTTTCAGCTGAGACACTTTGGTTGCTATGATACGGAATATCTGCGGAAGTAATGTTATCAACAAGTGCTAAATGTAAAGATGTCGGCACAAGGAAGAGTACTTGCTCTGGCCCTTGCTCTGGATGAAGGGAAGGCTGAAgcattattttttcttattaataTTGCGGTAGTCCAggaatgtcatctggtacagACATGAACACTCAGAGCAAACTTCTCCTCCACTGTTGTTCAGTCATTATACAAGTAGGATGTGACTGTTGGTCGGTGTGGGATTTGTCCCGCCGctcctccactgtgattggatgtcTGGGTGAAAAGTGACCGTGGCGAGCTTTGTGTTTTACCCAAAGTTCAAAATTTTTAAACTCTCGGCAACCAGAAAAAAAGTCAAGCATGGAACAGACGCTCAGCGTCTCGTCACGCTGCTGGCTTTTTTAAATACGTGGCGCTCCCAttgcaaacaattgaaaaaatatgctggcctcaggaaaaaaacactttggtgGACACACAGCCTTAGGGTGGGCAACGTTCATTGGGGCAAAAAACAGTTGCGTTTGGTATTTCAGCGCATATACCTGCTTCTTATTCACCAATCACCTGCAATGTATTTTAGCAATCGCAATCAGTGCTGAGTTTGTGCTAGGTCTTGATTTAAATGAAGCCACTGTCATCCCTTTTTGCTTAAACACACCTTCTTTCTATGTAAATCTGTCTCATTGTAAGTTgcgctttattcacaaaaattgctCGCCGCAATTTACATTGCGCTATTACTGCCAAATGAAAAAAGGTGGTAAAGCCAATTTTGTTTAACAGAgaagtttgtgtacattttctttcGATCATATCAGCAATCATTTGtcaaataatgattaaatgagGGAGAAGAGCATTAGTATCACAGTGATGATGTACTGTCCCGGCAGAGTACGTCATATCATGGTGGtgatctgctgcatcctccactctATAGCACTCAGAATCGGCCCACAAGCTCGGAATTTTGCGTGCATATTGCAGACATTTTGTGGGCGTGTTTGCGCTATTGGCTGATCTGCAGAATTCCTTCTGTGAATTGGGGGTGGTTGTTCGGAATAACCAGGTTGGTTAGAGCTGGAAATCTGCTCATGTTTGTGAAGTTTGTAACACACCGGGGCATCAAGCAGGATGGCTTTGTCCTTGTTGCTCAGATCTgaaatatttcaccagatgaggtgtTCTGCAGACACCTGGACAGTGGTCCTGATAGCAACACCGCCATGCTGCAAAGTGTAGGCATTACCCAACAGCTTGGCTGTGAGCCTACATGGCTTGGATGGATAAACCGGCTTAGATTTCCAAGCCAATGTGAAAGAGACTGCATCTTCAATTGGGGGAAGATGTGAACATCTTCTAAGCACAGTACAGTCAAAGGATGTGAAGGCCACATAGGTTATCATAAACATAGGTTATTGCAGAAAACAGTGAGCGCCATGTCTTGACCAGCTGATCCCGGGCTGCGTAATCAGGTATTCTCTGTAAAAACCATTCGTCCAGTCAAGAGTGCTCGGGCACATTAGGGATGGGCTTTTCGAGCTAACGGCTCTCAACTGAAGCAGATATAGCACTGCTTTCAACAGCTCAAGGGGAAATATAGATACCCTGCCCGTTCACTGAGTGTGACCAGGTCTCAGCATCATAGGCCTCCAGCGATACAGCATCACCCTATTCGTCCGCGCTGCAAAACAACATCAAACCATGCACATCAATCTCAGGATCGCAGGTCATTAAGGTTGAACCATATGGAAGAAGATGCTATATACGGAGCACTGGAGGTGCGTAAGGCTTGCGCCAGCGATAAATTCTCTACAAAATCTCCATACTCTGTATCCTGCCCTGACGCCCCTTCATCGTGTGGTCCCTCGGGTGACAGAATGAGCAAAGCGGGAGGGAAAGGGATCAGCTTCCACTTTCTCATTGAAAGCAAGTGCGAGTGCAGCATCCTGAACTTCATGCGTTCACAATAAACGCCATCAGACCCCACGAGTGCTGCTTCTGCGTGAGCTCGGCCAAAGCATAAAAGACAGTGCTCATGCCCGTCGGACACGAGGATGTATTGTTCACAACTTTGAAAAAACCTGCAAAACACTGGTCATGTTTCAGCAAGCGTACTCTTTTAGTTTACTTCAATTGGCTCTTTCTGAAGTCCAATGTAAACACTGCAACAAAGATGTGCTTTCGAAGTGGTGCTTGTTTGCTGGCACATGCAGGAAGAAGAGTAGAACTCGTTCCTGCTCACCAGTTGCAAGATGCTCAGCGAAGCATTGGTCTAGGGTTCCAGGAGCATAGATGTCTACGCTGCcctgaaaaagaaaaattatgatGAGTAAAACTGGGCTCCGGCTAATATGATCACGATGATGTCAGCATAGGTGGAGCACCAAGCACCAATTTAATTGCCGTGGAGTCATAGGGTTTTAAAGTCCAGCCCCCTGAAGGGAGCTCCTATAGCATCAGCTTCTGACGCAGTGTCGAAGTTACTTTCTTGAGAGGGAACAACAATAATACTCGACACTGGAAAACTTTAATTGCTTTAATAAGCCAGAACACAAAATTAggcttaaaatacatttttgtgttaattttagtAAAGAAAAACTCAAGAACTCTTTCCTAAGAGAAGAAAGTTTAGATTGGCCGGGTGAGAAGTTCTCATTCATGAGCCAGAAGCTTGAGCAgagaagtcacacacacacacacacacacacacacacacactattaacCAAACCCAATTTATACCTTTTAGTCAAGGGTTCTTGCACATCTGACTATTCTAAGAATTAACTCTGGTTACATTTCTTTGAACAAACACCACCACCTAGGATGTTTACAAACGCACTGACCCTATATTCTGATAATGTGTGAATGTGACCATCTGCTTTATGCTGCGTTTAAACACTTGGCGACTCAGCAGAAACTCTGTCCCCTCTCTcgaggccacacacacacacacatcagcagaAAGATCTTATGAACAACATTTCTAACTCTCCTGTTAAATGTCATTCTAACACCTTAAGGGATTAATATTGAACTTAACATCTAAACATTAATATCATAAAGGCAATGTAATAATCAGAAAcataatcaaattattttttccccttacacgtttaaaagaaataaatgtaattataaaagaAATTGAATtgtgttctgtcattatttgagcATGTTAAATGTCATAGGTACAAATAGAGAGTGTGAttgtaatcagggttgggagggttacttttgaaatgtattccactacacattacagaatacatactgtataatttaatttgtaacgtattccgttagattactcaaggtcagtaacgcattcttaatactttggattacttcttcagcactggtagattttttcacttgttttgactataaaaactctgccagtacagtaagacaaaatacacatgttaaaaatacattatctgaaaaacctaaatatcttatgcagtgttgtttctaatacaagatcaatcaaattgatcttgttttaaggatttttagatatttttacaggaaaacaatacaaaaattatcatcaagaatacaatatttgccctaatatcaaaggtcgttactagaaaaatagaaattatgatccaacgtgaattttcttgataaaaaatatgatcgtgtctggtaacatgtgcaggtaaaatggctagaaatagcattttagcttagcgtaaagctgacaatttacacaaggtttatttctatttcttctgctccaaacttatttcaaacttacttctctgtctgctcgtataaatgtaacacatcataagaaagtgtttcaccgctgttcagatgcactttggatcgcatcatttatatgtataaatgttttccatctgaacggactaaatattaaacgaaacaaatgacaataaaatgcaaagtaatctcttcagtaatcaaaatactttttgaatgtaactgtattctaattaccaatgatttaaattgtaactgtagtggaatacagttacttatattttgaattttatatatgtattccattactccccaaccctgattgtaATGATATGAATGATAATGATGATCTGGAGACCCGTTAACAAACATAGCCTGCCCAACCTGATTAACCTAAACAGTACTTCGAAACAGCAACATATTACATAGACTGAAATACCACAAAACAATTACATAtattgagccaaaacattatgaccacttacaggtgaagcaaataacgttgatcatctcctaacaaggccacatgtcaaggtctgggtagattagatggtaagcgaacaatcagttctcatagtcaacgtgttgaatgcaggagaaataagcaggagtaaagacctgagtgactagggccaaattgttacagccagacgactgggtcagggtatctctgaaatggcaaggcttgtggggtgctcctggtcagcagtggcgggtacctaccgacagtggacaaaccacaaactggcgacagggtgtcgGTGACAGAAGATTTTtgtgatggttacgggaggaatgtgtcacaacatacagtacatcgcaccctgctgtgtttggggctgcgtagccgcagactggtgcccatgatgacccttgTTCACTGTCAAAAGCACCTACAGTGGGCATGCGAGCGtaggaactggaccttggagcagtggaagaaggtcgcctggtctgatgagtcccattttcttttacatcacgtagaCAGCCATGTACATGTgcactgtttacctggggaagtgatggcaccaggatacactgtgagaagatgacaagccggtgcaGGGAGTGTGATGCTaggggcaatgttctgctgggaaacccttggTCGGCCATTCatatggacgtcaatttgacacattcCACCTaactaaacatcgttgcagaccagttaAACCCCTTTATGGCAAtgttattccctgatggcagtggcctctttcagcaggataatgtgccctgccacagtGCACACATTTTTTGGaaatggtttaaggaacatgatgaagaattcaaggtgttgccctggcctccaatttccccagatttcaatccgactgagcatctgtaagatgtgctggaccaacaagtccgatccacggcaactccacctcgcaacttacaggacttgaagattCTGCTGCTAATGTCCTGGTGCCAGAAACCAcaagacaccttcaggggtcttgcagagtccatgccTCTGCATGTTGGCGCTGTATTATATCTTTGAGTTTTTCTGAATTTCATACAAATTGCATGCCATTACCTGCAGTTTGCTCAGTACAACAACTATGACTTCTTAAAGACCTTGATTGGTGGAAACTTTTCCCACATGTAGGGCAGTGGTATGGCTTCTCTCAAGTATGCCCTCTCTCATGTTGTTTTAGGGCATCTGACcgactgaaactctttccacactgcaAGCATATGAAAGGCTTTTCTCcactgtgaattctcatgtgcatgTCAAGGTTACCTTTATGCACAAATCTCATCCCACACTGAAGGCAAATGttaggcttctctccagtgtgatatCTTATGTGATCCTTAAGGCCTCCTCTAtaaatgaaactctttccacacagaTGGCATGTAAAATGCTTCTCTCCGAAGTGAATTCTCACATGCACATTAAGGTATCCTTTAGACGTGAAACTcattccacactgaaggcatgtgaaaggcttctctccagtgtgagagGTTAAGTGTCTTTTAAGACCTAATTTGTTCAtgtaactttttccacactgaaggcatgagaaaggtttctctccagagtGAGATCTTATGTGGTCCTTAAGGCCTCCCCTAGAAATGAAacactttccacactgagagcacaTGAAAAGCTTCtcaccagtgtgaattctcatatgAACATAAAGGTATCTTTTAGTCGTGAAACTGttaccacactgaaggcatgtgaaaggcttctctccagtgtgaaataTTAAGTGTCTTTTAAGGCCTAATTTGTCTGTGTAACTTTTTctacactgaaggcatgtgaaaggcctctctctagtgtgaatttgtttgtttctgaagactttccacactgaaggcaggtgAAGAAATGTTTACTTGTGTCCTGTTTTGTGAGGAATTCTTCTCAGTCTGAGCAAATAAAAGATTTTTCTTCAGTTATGAAATGAggattctgatactgatgttcctcctccacttcattcagttcttgactttcctctttcacttctaTTGGTTCTTGATTTCCTCTTTCATTTCATCAAGCctaaaaagaaaataacaataactacatttccatccaagggtttttttgcgACAAGAAGTGTAGCACATCAAAAAGTTTcctgatatagctgatggaaacgcaaattatcgctaaaatttcaaaagtgtcgacataatatttttccgtttaactctagcgcatgaactctatgtcgatacttcaaatttCATAAAAAACTGGTTtgtaaacactttttgtcgagaaaattggcattaacgcaaaaatgttaATGGACaagtgcaaggagaacaaatgaaaAGCCACTCTGTGATTACTGTAATcatggtagccatccgtttatttattaaagttgcttttccacaccattcaaaataatagatgccagtcatggaattagcaatacaatacaaaatacaaaaaacataatttctgtgcacaaagatgttttaaattaaaaataaatacacaatcctAGGAgtaaaagcttcagtgtgcttttttggaatgctaacatatagcccaattctatcaaattattgtttagcttacttttgaaaaaatgacggcaaaattccaaataaattaacaaacgaataaagcattaaataaaaataaaataaaaaattaccaaacgaaataataatattgttaggcctatataattgccttttctttacacaaacttatattagccttaccctgttctgtagatgaaaaaaaaatgtcagctgaatgacattctcagaatgttctacacttttttcaagataaaactatttgtccaatgcggagttcattttcagaaaactagcttttgaacattttaaaacttttaattattttaaatctaaccctctttacctcagatcacatttgctgagcttcttcagaaaatgccaattgcattatgatgctaaaattaatttgagatgacaatcaagttcagttggtcattaaaagttgctggagaaatatgcgggacataatgcagttgtgatggcaatgctttagattagatgattgttcaaaatagcctattgaatatcaggaatgtatcatatatgtaaaccctgacattacaccgcatcagtttttctttaatagctgtgcacacagcatatacacatcgatggatggtccttatactaagaacGAAAGTTTCCCCCATTACTTGGTGCaagttgccagcttgaacagggccatgacgatttgctTTCGGGTCAGAACTGGTGGCAACCTGTGATATACGCAACATCAGgatcaatattacagtcctatcagaagggcaactgttcccttttgattgcaattcctccttctgactgcatttatttgagaaattaaaatgacagtaagctggctaatttcaattaattgtctcaatactctccccatttcaCAAagactttgggggggggggggggtggaattagggacatctgggaggcaaaatgtacacaattagcgatatacacacatttctgtatggaaacggcttaagggcagatttattttgcaataaaccaaaacttatgtgacaaagtgttttttaagcatgacgtcattacgcacaccatttttatggAAACTAGACTGTTGAAAAGTAAAAGTAATGGAAGAATGTAATAGAAGAAATGTACATGGATCAGGCATCTATTGTATATGATTATATGCAGTAAAATATGTTAAAAGGTGTCTTATGTTAATTCCAATAAATTAGGGCTGTACAATTGTAGGGCtgtacaaatgaaaaaaaaaaaaaaacaatcaaaatattATGCTAATTTTGTCATTGCGATTgcaattacaaataatatataacatCTCATGTCGCTGCTGCTTAGATATTATGGCTAAAAGTACAAAAAGGCATAGCGCTTGCTTGACTACTACAGTCCTACTGCAGCAGATCACACAATTGATTATAGCAGCGGTCAATTGTgtcagggctcaacgctaaggattgTCTCTACTGGCCCAGTTAGAgcctacacaaaaataaaaaaagaagaaaaaaggttGTCTTTACCATCatggttttaaaaaatgtgtcagacgctaaatcattttatttccttctctcacacccctcgacacaccggtaggggcgggggaacaggtttgctcattcttaacaactggactttttccaccacactcttcactatgtaacaatactagttatGAATTCCAttctattactacaatgcaacccacaaaaatacatgttgttgtcatctatcgccctccaggtcagctgacaaactttcttgaggagttggatgtcctgctatcctccttgccggaggacggtaggccacttgtggttcttggtgatttcaacatacaccaagacaagccccaggccactgaattgaataatctcctggcctcatttgacttggaaaaactacacaccacagcaactcacagatcgggcaaccagctggacctcatctttacacgtaactgtaccaactcaaatattcttgttactcctttacatgtctcaacattcaacatgaccctcccatctacattaaaacagactccacctttggtttcctttcgccgtaacctccgttccctttcaccctctcgcctttccactattgtctctacctctcttcctacacaaaatgtatttaccatgcttgatgtaaacactgccacagacacactaagctctactttaacaacctgtctagacaacatctgtcctatctcttctaggccagcacgtgctacaccacccagcccctggcagtctgacgtccttcgtgaacatcggactgacctcagggcagctgagaggagatggcggaaatctaaagatccagcagatctaggtaaatatcagtctctgcttgcagctttttcagataacattaaatctgcaaaaacctcctattaccagaacaagatcaacagcaccacagacactcgcagcttgtttagaacattcaacacacttctctgccctccccctccaccaccagacacatcactgacagcagatgtcttcgccacattttttactaataaggttacaaccatcagcaatacattctcagcaccacaccctgtcaaacacctgtctcctgtatgcaactcttctgtctctatgttctctcc
This portion of the Myxocyprinus asiaticus isolate MX2 ecotype Aquarium Trade chromosome 14, UBuf_Myxa_2, whole genome shotgun sequence genome encodes:
- the LOC127452163 gene encoding uncharacterized protein LOC127452163 isoform X1; amino-acid sequence: MFIKEESEDMGYPEACRIKTEHTEEQTGQLTNFLEELDVLLSSLPEDGRPLVVLGDFNIHQDKPQATELNNLLASFDLEKLHTTATHRSGNQLDLIFTRNCTNSNILVTPLHVSTFNMTLPSTLKQTPPLVSFRRNLRSLSPSRLSTIVSTSLPTQNVFTMLDVNTATDTLSSTLTTCLDNICPISSRPARATPPSPWQSDVLREHRTDLRAAERRWRKSKDPADLGKYQSLLAAFSDNIKSAKTSYYQNKINSTTDTRSLFRTFNTLLCPPPPPPDTSLTADVFATFFTNKVTTISNTFSAPHPVKHLSPVCNSSVSMFSPLTDTEVSKLLLSNHPTTCSLDPIPSHLLQVISPSILPALTHIINTSLLTGTFPTTFKQARVTPLLKKPALNPTQIERHHSDCSNFCLPGGHLGLDEGAPPATQPSQD
- the LOC127452163 gene encoding uncharacterized protein LOC127452163 isoform X5, with the protein product MFIKEESEDMGYPEACRIKTEHTEEQTGQLTNFLEELDVLLSSLPEDGRPLVVLGDFNIHQDKPQATELNNLLASFDLEKLHTTATHRSGNQLDLIFTRQHVLHHPAPGSLTSFVNIGLTSGQLRGDGGNLKIQQI
- the LOC127452163 gene encoding uncharacterized protein LOC127452163 isoform X4; the encoded protein is MFIKEESEDMGYPEACRIKTEHTEEQTGQLTNFLEELDVLLSSLPEDGRPLVVLGDFNIHQDKPQATELNNLLASFDLEKLHTTATHRSGNQLDLIFTRNCTNSNILVTPLHVSTFNMTLPSTLKQTPPLVSFRRNLRSLSPSRLSTIVSTSLPTQNVFTMLDVNTATDTLSSTLTTCLDNICPISSRPARATPPSPWQSDVLREHRTDLRAAERRWRKSKDPADLGTFPTTFKQARVTPLLKKPALNPTQIERHHSDCSNFCLPGGHLGLDEGAPPATQPSQD